The genomic DNA TCGGATGACAACGCCTCAGCCCGGCAGATCACCCGCCTTTACTCCCTCCGCCTGGTGGGCGGCTGAGATGCGTCCCGCCGCCCCGCCTCAGGGAGTTGCCGAGCAGTCCGGACTCACGGAGGACAGGTGTGCCCGGCCGCCTTGCGTCAGGGCTTTCTGCCGATCCCGCAGACCGCGTCCACCTCGACGGGGGTACCGATAGCGCCAGGTGCCGGCCGCCACTCCGATGTCATGACGACGCCGGGCTCGATCAGTTCCAGCCCGTCGAAGAATGCGGCGATACGTTCTGGGCTTCGCAGGTGGTAGGAACTGGCCGAGCCCGCGTTGTAGGCGGCGATGGCCGCGTTCAGCGCCTCGTCGGTGTCGGTACCGTCGCTGAGCGCCAGATAGCTGCCCGACGGCAGTCCGTCCAGGAGCCGGCCCGCGATGCTCTGAGCGTCATCGTCGTCGGGGAGCTGACCGAGGATGCCCAGCATCATCAGACCGATCGGCTGGTCGAAGTCCAGCGTGTCGGACGCGGCTTGCAGGATCGCTCCGGGATCGCGCACGTCGGCGTCGAGGTAGGCGCACGCCCCCTCGGTCGTGCTGGTCAGCAACGCACGGGCGTGCACCAGCACCAGAGGGTCGTTGTCGACGTAGACGATCCTGCACTGCGGCGCGGCAGCCTGAGCCACTTCATGGGTGTTGTCCGCGGTCGGCAGACCGGTGCCGATGTCCAGGAACTGGCGTACGCCTGCCTCCCTGACCAGGAAGCGGACCGCGCGGGCGAGGAAGGACCGCTGCTGACGGGCGATGTGGGCAATGCTCGGAAACGCCGCCAGGATCTGCTCGCCGACCTCGCGGTCGGGGGCGTAGTTGTCCTTTCCGCCCAGCAGGTAATTCCAGACCCGGGCCGAGTGCGGCAGGGTGAAGTCGACCCTGGATAACGTCTCCTCGGCAACGCGCGCCGGCTCGTCGGCCATGGCCCTCCCCATGTGTCGAATGTGCGCCACAACCTAGTCGACCGGCCCAGGAGACAAGTCGGTTTCGGCCCGCTGAAAGAAGCATCGTGCGCCGCCAAGGCGGACGGCCGAGAGGCCGGAGCGACCGGGCAGGAGTCCCGGGTCGGCGCAGTCCGCACGCCGTCTCCGCACGGGCGGCAGCGACGAGGTCATCACCGTTCCCACCGGGCCCGACCCGGGTCGGGCCCGGCGCCGGCGAGCGATCGACGCCGTCGTGGGCGCCGGCGAGGACGAGGCGGATGCGACAGAGGGCACGCCCGCCGGAGATCACTCCGGCGTGTGCCCTCTCTGTGCGTGCGGACCTCCGCGAAGCCCGGTACGGGGAGCGACCGCGGCCGTGCGGTCGGTGCGGGCGCCGCGTGGCCGTTGCCGGTCGCCGTGGTCATCCCCGGCGGCCGACCACAGCGGAACGTCACGATGCCCGGGCAGTGCCGCGCAGCGGGGCGCCGGCCTCGTGGAGGCTGAGAAGGGCCTGCCTGTACGAGGTGAACAGCCCCGTCTCCGCGTAGGACACACCCAGCTCCTGGCAGTGACGCCGGACGATGACCTGGGCCTTCGACAGATGCGGGCTGGGCATGCTCGGGAAGAGGTGGTGCTCGATCTGGTAGTTCAGCCCGCCCAGCGCCAGGTCGAGGAACCGGCCGCCGCGCACGTTGCGCGAGGTGAGCACCTGGCGGCGCAGGAAGTCCGGGAGATCACGGCCGGACAGTGTCGGCATGCCCTTGTGGTTGGGGGCGAAGATGGAACCGAGGTAGAGGCCGAACAGGCCCTGGTGGACGGCGAGGAAGGCGAGCGCCATGCCCGGCGGCAGGACCAGGAACAGCACCGCCAGATACCCCGCGATGTGCCCGAACAGCAGGGTGCCTTCCAGCGTTCGGTGCTTGACCTGGCGGCCCGCCAGCGCACGGACGCCGGCGACGTGCAGGTTGATGCCCTCAAGGGTGAGGAGCGGGAAGAACAGCGCGGCCTGCCAGCGGCCGAGCAGGCGGGGCAGTCCCCGGGCGGCGCGGGCCTGGCCGGGCGTCCAGACCAGGATGTCGGGGGCGAGGTCGGGGTCGCGCTCTTCGTGGTTGGGGTTGGCGTGGTGGCGGGTGTGCTTGTCCTGCCACCATTCGTAGCCCATGCCGATGGCGGCTCCGGCGACCCGGCCGGACGCGCTGCTGGCCCGGCGCAGCCGGAACACCTGGCGGTGCGCCACGTCGTGGGCGACCAGGGCGACCTGGCCGAAGACCAGGGCGAGTGCGGCGGCGACCGCCAGCGTCCACCAACTGGCACCGACGAACCCGAAGACGGTCCAGGCTGCGGCGTAGCACGCGGCCACGGTCGTGATGCGGACCGTGTAGTAGCCGGGGCGGCGGGCCATCAGCCCGGCGTCGGAGATCTTCTTCGCCAGCCGGGAGAAGTCACTGCCGGACTCGTCCGGCGGCCGGGCACGGGCTGAGGGAGCTGAGGATGCGGTCATGGTGGTGGGTCCCTTCTTCGGCGTTGCGTACGTGGTCTCCCGCCGGTCGTCCCGGGGAACGGCGGTGAGGCGGGCCGGGAGGACATCGGGGATCTCCTCCCGGCCGTTGTCGCACCCGCGTTCACGGGGTGATGTGTGTGCGGACCCTGCCCCGTGCCATCGGGCTGCGGTTCCCGACGGCCAGGGGAAGCGTGGGCAGGCGGCGGGCCAGGTCGGCGGAGGTGAATGGCGGCCCGGGGGCAGGGCGGCCTTGCCGCGGTCGTCCCCGTGCCACGCCCCGTCCTGACTTCCCGGGAACTTCGTGGAGTGGATGCCGCGGTAAACGACCAGGTCCACACCGGCTTTTGCGACTATCGCGCGGATCACATCGCGTACTCGATGCGAAGCACCCGCTGCCAGGATTCGATTGTGCGCAGCCGATCGAGGCCGGAGGCGCTTGCGCCCCATTGGACGTATTTTTCGCGCCGATGTCAAAGAGCGGGAGGTCACGGGACGCCGAAATCGGGCCGCGGCCTGTCCCAGGAGCTCCATCGAGGCACAGTGCGGGATCACCGGAGGTCCGGCCTGCTGCGGCCTGCAGAACCAGGGTCGCGGGTCGCCCGTGCTACGCTGGGAAAAGTTGCAGTTGTGGTTCCCATGTACTTTGTGTGCGCCTGCTGGCTTTGACCTCAGGCGCATTTCTGTTTTTTCGGTGCTTTCCGGACCTGGTAATCATCGCGGCGACGCTGGATCACGCATCGTGCGGATCTCCGGCACAGCCACCAAAGGAGAAAAAGACATGGCCACCGGCACCGTGAAGTGGTTCAACAGTGAAAAGGGCTTCGGCTTCATCACCCAGGACGACGGCGGCGCCGACGTCTTCGCCCATCACTCCAACATCAACGCCCAGGGCTTCCGTGAGCTGGCCGAGGGCCAGCGGGTGGAGTTCGACGCCACCCAGGGGCAGAAGGGCCTGCAGGCGGAGAACATCACCCTCATCTGAACCCTGATCCGAGGACGTGGCGCAAGTCACAAGCACGGGCCGGCGGGGCTGTACCGCGCGGGCCCGTGCCCCGCGTCCGGAGCGCACCGCGCCGCCGTTCGCCCATTCCCCGGCCCGTTCCTGCGGCTCCCGTGCGGCTCGTCTCCGCCGGGAGCTCCTCGACACGCGCCGTGACGAGGAGCTCCCATGCACCGCAACACACGCCAAACCCCCGACAACCCGGCCCGCCGCCGTTCGCGTGGTCAGAACCCCCGCCGACCGGGGCGACGGAAACCCGCCGCCGCGCAGGGCGAGTTCGCGCTGCCGGCGAACAGCACACCTGCGCTGCCCCCGGCCGCGTCGTTCGCCGACCTGGACATGCCGCCCGTTCTGCTGACGACGCTGCATCACCAGGGTGTGAGCGTGCCGTTCCCCATCCAGGCGGCCACCCTCCCCGACTCCCTGGCCGGCCGGGACGTCCTCGGCCGCGGCCGCACCGGCTCGGGCAAGACCCTGGCGTTCGGCCTGGCCCTGCTGGCCCGTACCGCCGGCCGGAGTGCCGGCCCTCGCCACCCGCTCGCGCTCGTCCTCGTGCCCACCCGCGAACTGGCCCAGCAGGTCACGGAGGCCCTCACCCCCTACGCCCGGGCAGCGCATCTGCGCCTCGCCACGGTGGTCGGCGGCACGTCCCTGGCACGGCAGGCCACCGCGCTGCGCGACGGCGCCGAAGTGGTCGTGGCCACCCCGGGACGGCTGCGGGATCTGATCGACCGCCGCGACTGCCACCTGGACCAGGTACGCATCACCGTGCTGGACGAAGCCGACCAGATGGCCGACATGGGCTTCCTGCCCCAAGTCACCGCCCTGCTGCGGCAGGTGCGGGCAGACGGCCAGCGGATGCTGTTCTCGGCAACGCTGGACCATAACGTCGACCGGCTGGTACGGGGCTTCCTCACCGACCCGGTCGTCCACTCGGTCGACCCGTCGGCCGCCACCGTGACGACGATGGAGCACCACGTACTGCACGTCACGGACGGCGACAAGCGGACGGCCGCCACCCACATCGCCGCACGCGACGGCCGTGTGCTGCTGTTCCTGCACACCAAGCGCGGCGCCGACCGGCTGACCCGGCACCTGCTGGCCAACGGGATAAGGGCCGCCGCGCTGCACGGCGGCAAGTCCCAGTCCCAGCGCACCCGCACCCTCGAACGGTTCAAGCGCGGAGACATCACCGCACTGGTCGCCACCAACGTCGCCGCCCGCGGCATCCACATCGACGACCTCGACCTGGTCGTCAACGTCGACCCGCCCGCCGACCACAAGGACTACCTCCACCGCAGCGGCCGCACGGCTCGCGCCGGCGAGTCCGGCAGGGTGGTGACCCTCGTCCTGCCCGACCAGCGCCGCGAGATGACCAGCCTGACCGCCACCGCCGGCATCACCGCACACATCACGAGCATCCGGCCCGGCAGCACGGAACTCGCCCGCATCACCGGCGCCCGCGCCCCGTCCGGCGTCCCCGTCACCCTCACCGCAGACTCCGCAGCCGCCGTGACGCCCGTCAAGCGCCAGAACGCCAAAGGACGCAGCGGCCGGCGCGGCAACACCGCCCAGCCCCAGCGCGCGTCCTCGCGCACCCGCTTCCCGAAGAAGACGACGCCACGCAGGGCGGCCGCATAGCGCCACAGCTCAGCCCGGCCGCCACGCTGATGGAGGCCCGGCGGAACACGCGCTCGGAACCCCTGCCGCTCGGTGACGCCCGCAGCACCGACTCGGCTCGCGGGATGACGCCCTGGCGGCAGGTCGCCGCAGGGCCGGACGACGCAGTTGCTGCCAGCAGAAACAGCCCTTCACTGCTCTCCGCCGGCCGGTGGCGCTTTCGGACGCCATGTGGCCTGGCTTGCCTCCGCCGGCTCGGGTGCCGTCGCAACTCCTGGGGACCCCTGCGATGCGTGCCCCCGGCAAGCAGTACAGGCTTCGCCGAATGCAGTTGAGCAATACCGATCCGGCACGGGCTGCCCCGACTCGAATACGTCCCGACTCGTCAACAGTTACCTCACCTGCACAAGCCCCCTGAACCGCGCCACCCTGGATCGACCCCGCGGTGCTGATCCTGCGTCTGATGGAGGCCGGCCACAACCGCAGCGCCGCCAGTTTCGCCCGCCGCTGGTTTCGCCTCCTGGACGACAGCACCGGCCACCGCGGAAAACCACCACAGCTCGATGAGACTGGTCAGGCTGCCGCGTTCGCGGTCGGCGGCGACTGCGCGGCCGAAGAGTTCGAGGACCGCGGCCGGGACGGACGGGTCGACGCCTGAATCCTCGGCTGTGCGCACGACATGCGTCAGGCCGGCCACCGCCATGCCTACGTCGTCGACGTCGCCTTCGTGGTTCCCGGCGTCGATGCGTGGTGCGTAGAGCGTCCGCCCGGCCTCCAAGCTGCCTCGGTCGCTCGGGTTCACGAGGCCATAAATCCGCAGGTCAGGGCCAGACCAGGCAGTACGGCTGGTGGCCCGCCTCATGCAGCCTGTCGGCGAACTCCTGCCATTCGTGGAGCCAGTGATCACAGCGGATCGCTGACCTGCGACGATGCACCGATATTGCCGGTGACCAGCGAAAACTACCTTCAGCAGTTGAGGCTGGTCACCGGCAATTTCGGCCCCCATGTGCC from Streptomyces sp. CMB-StM0423 includes the following:
- a CDS encoding fatty acid desaturase family protein, translating into MTASSAPSARARPPDESGSDFSRLAKKISDAGLMARRPGYYTVRITTVAACYAAAWTVFGFVGASWWTLAVAAALALVFGQVALVAHDVAHRQVFRLRRASSASGRVAGAAIGMGYEWWQDKHTRHHANPNHEERDPDLAPDILVWTPGQARAARGLPRLLGRWQAALFFPLLTLEGINLHVAGVRALAGRQVKHRTLEGTLLFGHIAGYLAVLFLVLPPGMALAFLAVHQGLFGLYLGSIFAPNHKGMPTLSGRDLPDFLRRQVLTSRNVRGGRFLDLALGGLNYQIEHHLFPSMPSPHLSKAQVIVRRHCQELGVSYAETGLFTSYRQALLSLHEAGAPLRGTARAS
- a CDS encoding cold-shock protein, translated to MATGTVKWFNSEKGFGFITQDDGGADVFAHHSNINAQGFRELAEGQRVEFDATQGQKGLQAENITLI
- a CDS encoding imine reductase family protein, with product MAVAGLTHVVRTAEDSGVDPSVPAAVLELFGRAVAADRERGSLTSLIELWWFSAVAGAVVQEAKPAAGETGGAAVVAGLHQTQDQHRGVDPGWRGSGGLCR
- a CDS encoding DEAD/DEAH box helicase, producing the protein MHRNTRQTPDNPARRRSRGQNPRRPGRRKPAAAQGEFALPANSTPALPPAASFADLDMPPVLLTTLHHQGVSVPFPIQAATLPDSLAGRDVLGRGRTGSGKTLAFGLALLARTAGRSAGPRHPLALVLVPTRELAQQVTEALTPYARAAHLRLATVVGGTSLARQATALRDGAEVVVATPGRLRDLIDRRDCHLDQVRITVLDEADQMADMGFLPQVTALLRQVRADGQRMLFSATLDHNVDRLVRGFLTDPVVHSVDPSAATVTTMEHHVLHVTDGDKRTAATHIAARDGRVLLFLHTKRGADRLTRHLLANGIRAAALHGGKSQSQRTRTLERFKRGDITALVATNVAARGIHIDDLDLVVNVDPPADHKDYLHRSGRTARAGESGRVVTLVLPDQRREMTSLTATAGITAHITSIRPGSTELARITGARAPSGVPVTLTADSAAAVTPVKRQNAKGRSGRRGNTAQPQRASSRTRFPKKTTPRRAAA
- a CDS encoding SAM-dependent methyltransferase; its protein translation is MADEPARVAEETLSRVDFTLPHSARVWNYLLGGKDNYAPDREVGEQILAAFPSIAHIARQQRSFLARAVRFLVREAGVRQFLDIGTGLPTADNTHEVAQAAAPQCRIVYVDNDPLVLVHARALLTSTTEGACAYLDADVRDPGAILQAASDTLDFDQPIGLMMLGILGQLPDDDDAQSIAGRLLDGLPSGSYLALSDGTDTDEALNAAIAAYNAGSASSYHLRSPERIAAFFDGLELIEPGVVMTSEWRPAPGAIGTPVEVDAVCGIGRKP